In Palaemon carinicauda isolate YSFRI2023 chromosome 1, ASM3689809v2, whole genome shotgun sequence, the genomic stretch aatataacatatatgatGTTTTCCATTTCACTCTTATTTGTAATACTAATGATATTCtgcattttttttaaacaatattcttTATGTTTTCCTCTTATTCTTTGAAAAAACGTTTTATAAGATCTagttgaaaaataatatttgaaaaaatgaagtaattattttcaaatctacagGAACGTCCACTCAAGCGGCAACTACAACTATGGCGCCAACTACTACAACCTCTGCACCTCAAACCACAACAGTTGAAACAACTACAACTAACCCAGGCTCAACAACGACTACAGTGGATAGCACCACAACAAATACAGGTACTAAAACTACACCAGCTCCTACTACAACCACTGATACCCAAACGACAACAAAACTTCCAAGTACAACCGCACCAGCAACAACTACAACCCCAGTAGCTCAAAccacaacaacagaaacaacaacaacactagCCCCTACCACAACCACTGATGCCCAAACGACAACAACACTTCCAAGTACAACCACATCAGCAACAACTACAACCCCAGTAGCTCAAACCACAACAACACTTCCAAGTACAACCGCACCAGCAACAACTACAACCCCAGTAGCTCAAAccacaacaacagaaacaacaacaacactagCCCCTACCACAACCACTGATGCCCAAACGACAACAACACTTCCAAGTACAACCGCACCAGCAACAACTACAACCCCAGTAGCTCAAAccacaacaacagaaacaacaacaacactagCCCCTACCACAACCACTGATGCCCAAACGACAACAACACTTCCAAGTACAACTGCACCAGCAACAACTACAACCCCAGTAGCTCAAAccacaacaacagaaacaacaacaacactagCCCCTACCACAACCACTGATGCCCAAACGACAACAACACTTCCAAGTACAACCGCACCAGCAACAACTACAACCCCAGTAGCTCAAAccacaacaacagaaacaacaacaacactagCCCCTACCACAACCACTGATGCCCAAACGACAACAACACTTCCAAGTACAACCGCACCAGCAACAACTACAACCCCAGTAGctcaaaccacaacaacaacactaGCCCCTACCACAACCACTGATGCCCAAACGACAACAACACTTCCAAGTACAACCGCACCAGCAACAACTACAACCCCAGTAGCTCAAAccacaacaacagaaacaacaacaacactagCCCCTACCACAACCACTGATGCCCAAACGACAACAACACTTCCAAGTACAACCGCACCAGCAACAACTACAACCCCAGTAGCTCAAAccacaacaacagaaacaacaacaacactagCCCCTACCACAACCACTGATGCCCAAACGACAACAACACTTCCAAGTACAACCGCACCAGCAACAACTACAACCCCAGTAGctcaaaccacaacaacaacactaGCCCCTACCACAACCACTGATGCCCAAACGACAACAACACTTCCAAGTACAACCGCACCAGCAACAACTACAACCCCAGTAGctcaaaccacaacaacaacactaGCCCCTACCACAACCACTGATGCCCAAACGACAACAACACTTCCAAGTACAACCGCACCAGCAACAACTACAACCCCAGTAGCTCAAAccacaacaacagaaacaacaacaacactagCCCCTACCACAACCACTGATGCCCAAACGACAACAACACTTCCAAGTACAACCGCACCAGCAACAACTACAACCCCAGTAGctcaaaccacaacaacaacactaGCCCCTACCACAACCACTGATGCCCAAACGACAACAACACTTCCAAGTACAACCGCACCAGCAACAACTACAACCCCAGTAGctcaaaccacaacaacaacactaGCCCCTACCACAACCACTGATGCCCAAACGACAACAACACTTCCAAGTACAACCGCACCAGCAACAACTACAACCCCAGTAGctcaaaccacaacaacaacactaGCCCCTACCACAACCACTGATGCCCAAACGACAACAACACTTCCAAGTACAACCGCACCAGCAACAACTACAACCCCAGTAGctcaaaccacaacaacaacactaGCCCCTACCACAACCACTGATGCCCAAACGACAACAACACTTCCAAGTACAACCGCACCAGCAACAACTACAACCCCAGTAGCTCAAACcaaaacaacagaaacaacaacaacactagCCCCTACCACAACCACTGATGCCCAAACGACAACAACACTTCCAAGTACAACCGCACCAGCAACAACTACAACCCCAGTAGctcaaaccacaacaacaacactaGCCCCTACCACAACCACTGATGCCCAAACGACAACAACACTTCCAAGTACAACCGCACCAGCAACAACTACAACCCCAGTAGCTCAAAccacaacaacagaaacaacaacaacactagCCCCTACCACAACCACTGATGCCCAAACGACAACAACACTTCCAAGTACAACCGCACCAGCAACAACTACAACCCCAGTAGctcaaaccacaacaacaacactaGCCCCTACCACAACCACTGATGCCCAAACGACAACAACACTTCCAAGTACAACCGCACCAGCAACAACTACAACCCCAGTAGCTCAAAccacaacaacagaaacaacaacaacactagCCCCTACCACAACCACTGATGCCCAAACGACAACAACACTTCCAAGTACAACCGCACCAGCAACAACTACAACCCCAGTAGCTCAAAccacaacaacagaaacaacaacaacactagCCCCTACCACAACCACTGATGCCCAAACGACAACAACACTTCCAAGTACAACCACACCAGCAACAACTACAACCCCAGTAGCTCAAACCACAACAACAGAAATAACAACTACACTAGCCCCTACTACAACTACTGTTGCCCAAACTACAACTAAACCTGCAAGCACAACTACAACCCCAGTATCTCACACCACAACTACTGCAGTTCCACCAATATCAGGTAATTATTTATTGATTCCTTTGTCTTTAAGATTTGTCCTGCTTCAAAAGTTTTGGTGGAATGAACTATTTCTAAATTTGTCTGGTCTAATAAAATCTTATTCACGTTGAGAATAATGTATTGGGATAACTAATATAATTGGTTAACCTTTAATATTTCACATTTCTTGTTATATTTTTACTTTATCATTTATTAAAATCAGTGACATATCACCAACATATTTAAAAATAACATACTCTCAGTATGTGAGAGTTTGAAATTAGTAAGTTGTACTATAAGACCAAACAAAATGAAAAGTAGTACACTAGTAATCAAAATTAGAGCATGTGGTTAGTCACTGGGGCTAGGGAGGCTACTCAATGCATGCTTATAACTAGGGGGACCCTGCGATTGCATTAACCAAAGTTTAAAAGAGGTTGCCATCAAGATGCAAGGAGGGAAGTGGAATTGGGAGTAAACCAGGTGGTCAAGTCCACAATATAAAAATTTGCTCTATTGACCATTCACTTCTAAAACGGTCCTTCAAGCGAGTCGATATCTACTGTCCACGGAAACAAGGAAGATACAGAGAATAGATCCCAGACAATGTCCTCACTCATAATGTTGCCAAGTGAACACGGTCCATTGTCCatcacttataacagacaatattaatcttctgcgcgtctttcacaacacctgaaggaggacgattcgacgattgttgctgggGTGCTAtggcattctgctttggaacactGAAAGCTCTACAAAGACAAGAAATCGAtgtatcttatgttagaacacttgaagatatctatacgagaaGTACGGCAATCTTAAAACTACTTCAAGACGTTATGATTGGTATTATTTTCGCATGCAACATTCTAAACAGTTATATATCGATATTAGATTTAATTTGTCCTTGTTTATTGTAATAAATAGAATAGAAATGATTACTATTTTCTAAAGTATTCCTACTTATTTTTGTATCATTACAAAAAAAAGCAGAACACAAAAGTATATCAGGGCATTATTCCTCTCCTTGATTATGTCTAAAAAAATTTATGTTGGCATAGAATACGATAAAAATAGTTTGGGTTGGATCATATCTATGTGATTAACCCGCTAATGaaaaattcaacagagtatgacaaaccactatgtatggcatttatagaccaagAGAAAGCTTTTGGTTTTGTCAATATCTCCgcaataatgaaaacccttcaaagacatggactagatgaatctcatgttagaacacttgaagataactatacaggaagtacagaaatcctaaaactacatgaaggtaGTGAGAAAATCCTAATTGAGataagagttagacagggagactccatctacCCTAAATTATACAcaccatgcctagaagtttttaagaaattaggttgggaaaatgtagcaattaatattaatgggggaataccttaacaacttaagatttgcagatgatctagttctgtttagtgaatcataggaggaattgcaaaagatgataaaagatttgaatagagaaagcagaaatgtagaactgaaaattaatatgaataaaactaagatattgtgcATGAACCTCTTGATATTCTTaaagaatatacgtatttaggataAACAGCGTTTTCCCAGGagatgaaaccgaaattaaaagaaggataaacatgggatggagagcttttggtaaacaaaatgatatcatgaaaagtaaaacgacaatttttctaaaaagaaaagtatttaatcagacggtcctaccaatattaacttattcattggaaacttggagccttactaaagccttacaactcAGAGTTACGGAAAAAACGAGGAtgcaaataacactaagagacagaaatagagcaacatggatacgacagcaaattaaagtagaggctattctaacaaaTTGttagaaaacgaaatggacatggacaggacatataatgagaatgacagataatagataggcaTTAAGAATAGACATTAATTAACAGAATGGATccatagagactgcaaaagaagcaatggaaggaagagaagacgatggattgacgacctactaaaatttacgggtataaactagaaaagaaagaccataaacagtgaaATAGAGAATAGTAAatagtgaaaggacatgtctgaagattttgtcctgcagtggactaactacGGCTGAAGATAATGACGATTGATATATCAATACATCGGTattagtatagaaaaaaaaatgggtatcaGTATTAGTATCAGCCTCCAAAGTGGTATCGGCGTATctctaatacttatatatatatatatatatatatatatatatatatatatatatatatatatatatatatatatatggagaaaaaaCTACATCTAGTAATCCCATTAAAGCTTTATCAAAAAAGAATTTAGAGGTATTGAATAAAGATAAGAAGTATGACTCTTTAGCTAGTTTCTTATGGTTTAAAACTTATTTGTGAGATCACTGAGCtaaagaaaatcaaataagagGTTTTTCATTTAGTTCCCACTTTGTAAAACTACTGATATTTTACATCTTTATTCAAACAATGCTTTTTTAAAATTCCTGTTTTACTTTGAAACAGGTTTTATTTCATCTAATTGTgaaattatatttaagaaaatgAAGTAATTATTTGCAATTCTCCTACACGAATGTCCACTCTAGGTGTACAAACAACAACAGAGGCAGCAACTACAACTGAACAAGACTCAACTACAACTCCAATGGCTGAAGATACTACAACTACACTGGCCCCTACTTCAACGACAGTTGCCGAAACGACAACAAATGCTGCAAGTACAACTACGTCACCAACAACTACAACCCCAGTAGCTCAAGATACTACAACTACATCACCGACAACTACAACCCCAGTAGCCCAAGATACTACAACTACACTGGCTGCTACTTCAACGACAGTTGCCCAAACTACAACAAATGCTGCCAGTACAACAACGTCACCAGCAACTACAACCACAGTAGCCCAAGATACTACAACTACACTGGCCCCTACTTCAACGACAGTTGCCCAAACTACAACAAATGCTGCCAGTACAACAACGTCACCTGCAACTACAACCACAGTAGTCGAAGATACTACAACTACACTGGCCGCTACTTCAACGACAGTTGCCCAAACTACAACAAATGCTGCCAGTACAACTACGTCACCAGCAACTACAACCACAGTAGCCCAAGATACTACAACTACACTGGCCCCTACTTCAACGACAGTTGCCCAAACTACAACAAATGCTGCCAGTACAACAACGTCACCTGCAACTACAACCACAGTAGTCGAAGATACTACAACTACACTGGCCCCTACTTCAACAACAGTTGCCCAAACTACAACAAATGCTGCCAGTACAACACCAGCAACTACAACCACAGTAGCCCAAGATACTACAACTACACTGGCCCCTACTTCAACGACAGTTGCCCAAACTACAACAAATGCTGCCAGTACAACAACGTCACCAGCAACTACAACCACAGTAGCCCAAGATACTACAACTACACTGGCCGCTACTTCAACGACAGTTGCCCAAACTACAACAAGTGCTGCCAGTACAACTACGTCACCAGCAACTACAACCCCAGTAGCCGAAGATACTACAACTACACTGGCCCCTACTTCAACGACCGTTGCCCAAACTACAACAAGTGCTGCCAGTACAACTACGTCACCAGCAACTACAACCCCAGTAGCCGAAGATACTACAACTACACTGGCCCCTACTTCAACGACCGTTGCCCAAACTACAACAAGTGCTGCCAGTACAACTACGTCACCAACAACTACAACCCCAGTAGCCCAAGATACTACAACTACACTGGCCCCTACTTCAACGACAGTTGCCCAAACTACAACAAGTGCTGCCAGTACAACTACGTCACCAGCAACTACAACCCCAGTAGTCGAAGATACTACAACTACACTGGCCCCTACTTCAACGACAGTTGCCCAAACTACAACAAGTGCTGCCAGTACAACTACGTCACCAGCAACTACAACCCCAGTAGTCGAAGATACTACAACTACACTGGCCCCTACTTCAACGACAGTTGCCCAAACTACAACAAGTGCTGCCAGTACAACTACGTCACCAGCAACTACAACCACAGTAGCCCAAGATACTACAACTACACTGGCCCCTACTTCAACGACAGTTGCCCAAACTACAACAAGTGCTGCCAGTACAACTACGTCACCAGCAACTACAACCACAGTAGCCCAAGATACTACAACTACACTGGCCCCTACTTCAACGACAGTGGCCCAAACTACAACAGGTGCTGCCAGTACAACTACGTCACCAGCAACTACAACCACAGTAGCCCAAGATACTACAACTACACTGGCCCCTACTTCAACGACAGTGCCCAAACTACAACAGGTGCTGCCAGTACAACTACGTCACCAGCAACTACAACCACAGTAGCCCAAGATACTACAACTACACTGGCCCCTACTTCAACGACAGTGCCCAAACTACAACAGGTGCTGCCAGTACAACTACGTCACCAGCAACTACAACCACAGTAGCCCAAGATACTACAACTACACTGGCCCTACTTCAACGACAGTTGCCCAAACTACAACAAATGCTGCCAGTACAACTACGTCACCAGCAACTACAACCACAGTAGCCCAAGATACTACAACTACACTGGCCCTACTTCAACGACAGTTGCCCAAACTACAACAAATGCTGCCAGTACAACTACGTCACCAGCAACTACAACCACAGTAGCCCAAGATACTACAACTACACTGGCCCCTACTTCAACGACAGTTGCCCAAACTACAACAAATGCTGCCAGTACAACTACGTCACCTGCAACTACAACCACAGTAGCCCAAGATACTACAACTACACTGGCCCCTACTTCAACGACAGTTGCCCAAACTACAACAAATGCTGCCAGTACAACTACGTCACCTGCAACTACAACCACAGTAGCCCAAGATACTACAACTACACTGGCCCCTACTTCAACGACAGTTGCCCAAACTACAACAAATGCTGCCAGTACAACAACGTCACCTGCAACTACAACCACAGTAGTCGAAGATACTACAACTACACTGGCCCCTACTTCAACGACAGTTGCCCAAACTACAACAAATGCTGCCAGTACAACAACGTCACCTGCAACTACAACCACAGTAGTCGAAGATACTACAACTACACTGGCCTACTTCAACGACAGTTGCCCAAACTACAACAAATGCTGCCAGTACAACAACGTCACCAGCAACTACAACCACAGTAGCGAAGATACTACAACTACACTGGCCCTACTTCAACGACAGTTGCCCAAACTACAACAAATGCTGCCAGTACAACAACGTCACCAGCAACTACAACCACAGTAGCCCAAGATACTACAACTACACTGGCCCCTACTTCAACGACAGTTGCCCAAACTACAACAAATGCTGCCAGTATAACAACGTCACCTGCAACTACAACCACAGTAGTCGAAGATACTACAACTACACTGGCCCCTACTTCAACGACAGTTGCCCAAACTACAACAAATGCTGCCAGTACAACAACGTCACCAGCAACTACAACCACAGCAGCCCAAGATACTACAACTACACTGGCCCCTACTTCAACGACAGTTGCCCAAACTACAACAAATGCTGCCAGTACAACAACGTCACCAGCAACTACTACCACAGCAGTCGAAGATACTACAACTACACTGGCCCCTACTTCAACGACAGTTGCCCAAACTACAACAAATGCTGCCAGTACAACAACGTCACCAGCAACTACAACCACAGTAGTCGAAGATACTACAACTACACTGGCCCCTACTTCAACGACAGTTGCCCAAACTACAACAAATGCTGCCAGTACAACAACGTCACCTGCAACTACAACCACAGTAGCCCAAGATACTACAACTACACTGGCCCCTACTTCAACGACAGTTGCCCAAACTACAACAAATGCTGCCAGTACAACAACGTCACCAGCAACTACAACCACAGTAGCCCAAGATACTACAACTACACTGGCCCCTACTTCAACGACAGTTGCCCAAACTACAACAAATGCTGCCAGTACAACTACGTCACCAGCAACTACAACCACAGTCGCCCAAGATACTACAACTACACTGGCCCCTACTTCAACGACAGTTGCCCAAACTACAACAAATGCTGCCAGTACAACTACGTCACCAGCAACTACAACCACAGTCGCCCAAGATACTACAACTACACTGGCCCCTACTTCAACGACAGTTGCCCTAACTACAACAAATGCTGCCAGTACAACTACGTCACCAGCAACTACAACCACAGTCGCCCAAGATACTACAACTACACTGGCCCCTACTTCAACGACAGTTGCCCTAACTACAACAAATGCTGCCAGTACAACTACGTCACCAGCAACTACAACCACAGTAGCCCAAGATACTACAACTACACTGGCCCCTACTTCAACGACAGTTGCCCAAACTACAACAAATGCTGCCAGTACAACTACGTCACCAGCAACTACAACCACAGTAGCCCAAGATACTACAACTACACTGCCCTCTACTTCAACGACAGTTGCCCAAACTACAACAAATGCTGCCAGTACAACTACGTCACCAGCAACTACAACCACAGTAGCTGCCAGTACAACTACGTCACCAACAACTACAACCACAGTAGTCGAAGATACTACAACTACACTGGCCCCTACTTCAACGACAGTTGCCCAAACTACAACAAATGCTGCCAGTACAACAACGTCACCTGCAACTACAACCACAGTAGTCGAAGATACTACAACTACACTGGCCCCTACTTCAACGACAGTTGCCCAAACTACAACAAATGCTGCCAGTACAACAACGTCACCAGCAACTACAACCACAGTAGCCCAAGATACTACAACTACACTGGCCCCTACTTCAACGACAGTTGCCCAAACTACAACAAATGCTGCCAGTACAACTACGTCACCAGCAACTACAACCACAGTAGCCCAAGATACTACAACTACACTGGCCCCTACTTCAACGACAGTTGCCCAAACTACAACAAATGCTGCCAGTACAACTACGTCACCAGCAACTACAACCACAGTCGCCCAAGATACTACAACTACACTGGCCCCTACTTCAACGACAGTTGCCCAAACTACAACAAATGCTGCCAGTACAACTACGTCACCAGCAACTACAACCACAGTCGCCCAAGATACTACAACTACACTGGCCCCTACTTCAACGACAGTTGCCCTAACTACAACAAATGCTGCCAGTACAACTACGTCACCAGCAACTACAACCACAGTAGCCCAAGATACTACAACTACACTGGCCCCTACTTCAACGACAGTTGCCCAAACTACAACAAATGCTGCCAGTACAACTACGTCACCAGCAACTACAACCACAGTAGCCCAAGATACTACAACTACACTGCCCTCTACTTCAACGACAGTTGCCCAAACTACAACAAATGCTGCCAGTACAACTACGTCACCAGCAACTACAACCACAGTAGCTGCCAGTACAACTACGTCACCAACAACTACAACCCCAGTAGTCGAAGATACTACAACTACACTGGCCCCTACTTCAACGACAGTTGCCCAAACTACAACAAATGCTGCCAGTACAACTACGTCACCAACAACTACAACCCCAGTAGTCGAAGATACTACAACTACACTGGCCCCTACTTCAACGACTGTTGCCCAAACTACAACAAATGCTGCCAGTACAACTACGTCACCAACAACTACAACCCCATTAGTCGAAGATACTACAAGTACACTGGCCCCTACTTCAACGACAGTTGCCCAAACTACAACAAATGCTGCCAGTACAACTACGTCACCAACAACTACAACCACAGTAGCCCAAGATACTACAAATACACTGGCCCCTACTTCAACGACAGTTGCCCAAACTACAACAAATGCTGCCAGTACAACTACGTCACCAACAACTACAACCCCAGTAGCCCAAGATACTACAACTACACTGGCCCCTACTTCAACGACAGTTGCCCAAACTACAACAAATGCTGCCAGTACAACCACGTCACCAACAACTACAACCACAGTAGCCCAAGATACTACAACTACACTGGCCCCTACTTCAACGACAGTTGCCCAAACTACAACAAATGCTGCCAGTACTACTACGTCACCAACAACTACAACCACAGTAGCCCAAGATACTACAACTACACTGGCCCCTACTTCAACGACAGTTGCCCAAACTACAACAAATGTTGCCAGTACAACTACATCACCAACAACTACAACCCCAGTAGTCGAAGATACTACAACTACACTGGCCCCTACTTCAACGACAGTTGCCCAAACTACAACAAAAGCTGCCAGTTCAATTACGTCAGAAACAACGACAACTACTTTAACGAACACCACAACAAAGGCAGCAACTACAGTTACCACTACTAATCCCCCGCCGACACCTGCACCTCCTCCAATATCAAGTAAATGTTTATTGATTCCTTTGTCTTTACGATATGTAATGTTTTTAAAGTGTATtggaattaatattttcttttcaggatAGTCTACTATAATCCTATTCAAGTATAAAACATGGCACTGGAATAACTCATTTGTTTAGTTAACTATTAGTATCTCACATTTCCTGTTATATTTTCACTTCATCACTTACTATAATCAGCGACATATCTCCTAAACGTTTTAAAAACATACTCACAGTATGTGAATTtgtgaaattaataaattttactaTAATGCTTTACAAAATGAAAAGCACCCAAGTAATCAAACCGGAAATATAAAATTAGAGCATGTGGTCAGCCACTGGGGTTAGTGAAACCAATTACTGCACGGTTACAACCTTCTACTTGTACTATGAAAGAGGCAAGGAAGGATGTGGGATTGGAAGTATACCAGAGAGAAAACAGGTAGGTATATATAGTGATCGAAGGGATGCTGTAGAGACCCTAAGTAAATGCCTATACTGAACAATATAGAGACTACTGCTCTGAAGAACATTCACTTCTAAAGCAGTGCATCAATTGAGTCGGTATATAAATTCT encodes the following:
- the LOC137645988 gene encoding mucin-2-like, yielding MAPTTTTSAPQTTTVETTTTNPGSTTTTVDSTTTNTGTKTTPAPTTTTDTQTTTKLPSTTAPATTTTPVAQTTTTETTTTLAPTTTTDAQTTTTLPSTTTSATTTTPVAQTTTTLPSTTAPATTTTPVAQTTTTETTTTLAPTTTTDAQTTTTLPSTTAPATTTTPVAQTTTTETTTTLAPTTTTDAQTTTTLPSTTAPATTTTPVAQTTTTETTTTLAPTTTTDAQTTTTLPSTTAPATTTTPVAQTTTTETTTTLAPTTTTDAQTTTTLPSTTAPATTTTPVAQTTTTTLAPTTTTDAQTTTTLPSTTAPATTTTPVAQTTTTETTTTLAPTTTTDAQTTTTLPSTTAPATTTTPVAQTTTTETTTTLAPTTTTDAQTTTTLPSTTAPATTTTPVAQTTTTTLAPTTTTDAQTTTTLPSTTAPATTTTPVAQTTTTTLAPTTTTDAQTTTTLPSTTAPATTTTPVAQTTTTETTTTLAPTTTTDAQTTTTLPSTTAPATTTTPVAQTTTTTLAPTTTTDAQTTTTLPSTTAPATTTTPVAQTTTTTLAPTTTTDAQTTTTLPSTTAPATTTTPVAQTTTTTLAPTTTTDAQTTTTLPSTTAPATTTTPVAQTTTTTLAPTTTTDAQTTTTLPSTTAPATTTTPVAQTKTTETTTTLAPTTTTDAQTTTTLPSTTAPATTTTPVAQTTTTTLAPTTTTDAQTTTTLPSTTAPATTTTPVAQTTTTETTTTLAPTTTTDAQTTTTLPSTTAPATTTTPVAQTTTTTLAPTTTTDAQTTTTLPSTTAPATTTTPVAQTTTTETTTTLAPTTTTDAQTTTTLPSTTAPATTTTPVAQTTTTETTTTLAPTTTTDAQTTTTLPSTTTPATTTTPVAQTTTTEITTTLAPTTTTVAQTTTKPASTTTTPVSHTTTTAVPPISEYDKPLCMAFIDQEKAFGFVNISAIMKTLQRHGLDESHVRTLEDNYTGSTEILKLHEENEVIICNSPTRMSTLGVQTTTEAATTTEQDSTTTPMAEDTTTTLAPTSTTVAETTTNAASTTTSPTTTTPVAQDTTTTSPTTTTPVAQDTTTTLAATSTTVAQTTTNAASTTTSPATTTTVAQDTTTTLAPTSTTVAQTTTNAASTTTSPATTTTVVEDTTTTLAATSTTVAQTTTNAASTTTSPATTTTVAQDTTTTLAPTSTTVAQTTTNAASTTTSPATTTTVVEDTTTTLAPTSTTVAQTTTNAASTTPATTTTVAQDTTTTLAPTSTTVAQTTTNAASTTTSPATTTTVAQDTTTTLAATSTTVAQTTTSAASTTTSPATTTPVAEDTTTTLAPTSTTVAQTTTSAASTTTSPATTTPVAEDTTTTLAPTSTTVAQTTTSAASTTTSPTTTTPVAQDTTTTLAPTSTTVAQTTTSAASTTTSPATTTPVVEDTTTTLAPTSTTVAQTTTSAASTTTSPATTTPVVEDTTTTLAPTSTTVAQTTTSAASTTTSPATTTTVAQDTTTTLAPTSTTVAQTTTSAASTTTSPATTTTVAQDTTTTLAPTSTTVAQTTTGAASTTTSPATTTTVAQDTTTTLAPTSTTVPKLQQVLPVQLRHQQLQPHCPNYNKCCQYNYVTSNYNHSSPRYYNYTGPTSTTVAQTTTNAASTTTSPATTTTVAQDTTTTLAPTSTTVAQTTTNAASTTTSPATTTTVAQDTTTTLAPTSTTVAQTTTNAASTTTSPATTTTVAQDTTTTLAPTSTTVAQTTTNAASTTTSPATTTTVVEDTTTTLAPTSTTVAQTTTNAASTTTSPATTTTVVEDTTTTLAYFNDSCPNYNKCCQYNNVTSNYNHIAQTTTNAASTTTSPATTTTVAQDTTTTLAPTSTTVAQTTTNAASITTSPATTTTVVEDTTTTLAPTSTTVAQTTTNAASTTTSPATTTTAAQDTTTTLAPTSTTVAQTTTNAASTTTSPATTTTAVEDTTTTLAPTSTTVAQTTTNAASTTTSPATTTTVVEDTTTTLAPTSTTVAQTTTNAASTTTSPATTTTVAQDTTTTLAPTSTTVAQTTTNAASTTTSPATTTTVAQDTTTTLAPTSTTVAQTTTNAASTTTSPATTTTVAQDTTTTLAPTSTTVAQTTTNAASTTTSPATTTTVAQDTTTTLAPTSTTVALTTTNAASTTTSPATTTTVAQDTTTTLAPTSTTVALTTTNAASTTTSPATTTTVAQDTTTTLAPTSTTVAQTTTNAASTTTSPATTTTVAQDTTTTLPSTSTTVAQTTTNAASTTTSPATTTTVAASTTTSPTTTTTVVEDTTTTLAPTSTTVAQTTTNAASTTTSPATTTTVVEDTTTTLAPTSTTVAQTTTNAASTTTSPATTTTVAQDTTTTLAPTSTTVAQTTTNAASTTTSPATTTTVAQDTTTTLAPTSTTVAQTTTNAASTTTSPATTTTVAQDTTTTLAPTSTTVAQTTTNAASTTTSPATTTTVAQDTTTTLAPTSTTVALTTTNAASTTTSPATTTTVAQDTTTTLAPTSTTVAQTTTNAASTTTSPATTTTVAQDTTTTLPSTSTTVAQTTTNAASTTTSPATTTTVAASTTTSPTTTTPVVEDTTTTLAPTSTTVAQTTTNAASTTTSPTTTTPVVEDTTTTLAPTSTTVAQTTTNAASTTTSPTTTTPLVEDTTSTLAPTSTTVAQTTTNAASTTTSPTTTTTVAQDTTNTLAPTSTTVAQTTTNAASTTTSPTTTTPVAQDTTTTLAPTSTTVAQTTTNAASTTTSPTTTTTVAQDTTTTLAPTSTTVAQTTTNAASTTTSPTTTTTVAQDTTTTLAPTSTTVAQTTTNVASTTTSPTTTTPVVEDTTTTLAPTSTTVAQTTTKAASSITSETTTTTLTNTTTKAATTVTTTNPPPTPAPPPISNRQRLTNSLNRALEAFKAFLALLRGGLSGRRRRRNAITYAINTSVNGNLTVSPYCGQQEPLTGTTESVISSIIDYFTSIQAINQTTDLTTNLVEEVECMSKLVTEVVDKISKNEIEISLGANSTLMSELGEVTGLIETLLGELGQNTTAENTTTTDLTTTTPAENTTTTDLTTTTPAENTTTPDLTTTTSAQTTKILAPTTTTTTPVQGCPPNPLDNPEGTVVPSENDGFCLVCTDGSWNSAENTTTTDLTTTTPAENTTTTNLTTTTPAENTTTPDLTTTTPAQNTTTPAQNTTTPDLTTTTPAENTTTPASTTTTPASTTTTTASDSITTTSVSSNTTLAPTTTTTTAVQGCPPNPNENPEGTVISSGMEGFCLEYNFTIREILSGTTQEYKWLATIKSAPLLKPDCSVTHCPQEKATILAAAFDSKQNNENLIFLIPDF